One genomic region from Pecten maximus chromosome 5, xPecMax1.1, whole genome shotgun sequence encodes:
- the LOC117328295 gene encoding uncharacterized protein LOC117328295, whose translation MSTENHHYNDHVVRPTKALLPASSSANLVAAGTSTTPAGSLFSQKLHPKIQKSTSLKDLFFKKSSSEAKPVTSSAQPRTKIADLVQKHLLPLNFISSFKTNRRNLHGGSSTQNLVVKESSESVSEKEKTFTAVQYLSIPDFTTDKSNPQVKVFNKTDILFTTSFTHSVDKSNDCQTYETQATKASKPRLTRSKSRSAQSLHRVPQLGAIKQVLTRSFSDVPPNSKLAQVHSSSTSLSEHLQSRMYRNDHVSQLLDHLFIGSVEAAYNEPLLCRLKIDCVLDISNCAAADVPSSKKLHCPCICPEENQHFRSRLIIQLEDKDTEDIEAYFPEINKFIVAARHRGKRVLVHSYHGKSRAAAAAIQYMMSQENFLLRQAFNLVKNQRPCIDIIPAFMTKLEALERRLFPDAKPSISFGNEYLNIADPQAIRCAWVDCADI comes from the coding sequence ATGTCTACTGAGAATCATCACTATAACGACCATGTAGTACGTCCGACCAAAGCACTACTTCCTGCATCTTCATCCGCCAATCTTGTTGCAGCTGGCACTTCTACCACTCCAGCTGGTTCATTGTTTTCCCAGAAGCTACacccaaaaatacaaaaatctaCTTCACTCAAAGATCTCTTCTTCAAAAAGAGTTCCTCAGAGGCAAAGCCCGTTACTTCGTCTGCTCAGCCTAGAACTAAGATAGCAGATCTTGTTCAGAAACACCTACTTCCACTTAATTTTATCAGTTCCTTTAAAACAAACAGAAGAAATCTTCACGGAGGTTCATCCACTCAAAATCTAGTAGTTAAGGAGAGTAGTGAATCTGTAAGTGAAAAGGAGAAAACCTTCACTGCAGTGCAATATCTGTCCATACCAGACTTTACAACAGATAAATCGAATCCACAGGTCAAAGTATTTAACAAAACTGACATATTATTTACAACTTCTTTTACTCATTCCGTCGACAAGTCGAACGACTGTCAGACCTACGAAACTCAAGCAACTAAAGCTTCAAAACCGCGTCTAACGCGGAGTAAGAGTAGAAGTGCTCAGAGCTTACATAGAGTCCCGCAACTAGGCGCGATAAAACAAGTCCTCACACGGAGCTTCTCGGACGTGCCGCCTAACTCCAAACTTGCTCAAGTTCATAGCAGTAGCACCAGTTTGTCGGAACATCTCCAGTCCAGAATGTACCGGAACGACCACGTGTCACAGCTTCTGGACCATCTGTTTATAGGAAGCGTGGAGGCGGCGTATAACGAGCCGTTGCTCTGTCGACTCAAAATTGACTGTGTACTGGACATAAGTAACTGTGCCGCGGCAGACGTCCCCTCCTCAAAGAAACTCCACTGTCCCTGCATCTGCCCCGAGGAGAACCAGCATTTTCGATCCCGGCTCATAATTCAGTTGGAGGATAAAGACACGGAGGATATCGAGGCATATTTTCCGGAAATAAACAAGTTCATTGTGGCTGCAAGGCATCGCGGGAAGCGAGTGCTTGTTCATAGCTATCACGGCAAGTCACGTGCGGCAGCTGCTGCGATTCAGTACATGATGAGTCAAGAGAACTTCCTCCTGCGACAGGCGTTCAACCTAGTCAAGAATCAGCGTCCTTGTATAGATATCATCCCGGCATTCATGACCAAGTTAGAGGCTTTGGAGAGGAGGTTATTCCCGGACGCCAAGCCGTCCATCTCATTTGGTAATGAGTACCTGAACATCGCCGACCCGCAGGCCATACGATGTGCCTGGGTGGACTGTGCTGATATCTGA